A genome region from Nocardiopsis exhalans includes the following:
- a CDS encoding cysteine desulfurase family protein — translation MVYLDHAATTDVRPEVIADVAAELGALGNPSSLHGHGRTARRTVEESRERVAEAVGATPHEVVFTAGGTESNNIALKGLYWSRNAEDPARTRILVSAVEHHAALDPVRWMADHQGAVCEELPVDALGRVSPRVLRAAIERDPASVAVASVMWANNEIGTVQPVRELAGVAAEYGVPFHTDAVQAVGAEEVDFATSGVSALTLSGHKLGGPVGSGALVVARGLAPVPVLHGGGQERDIRSGTLSAPLTRGLATAVHTAVAEREEHVKHLTALRDELESRVRGVVPDVVVNGDPELRLPGIAHLSFPGCEGDALLMLLDARGISCSTGSACSAGVAQPSHVLLAAGADPDVALSSLRLSLGRTSTGQDVDRLVEAIGPAVERARAAMAKRRR, via the coding sequence ATGGTGTATCTGGATCACGCAGCCACGACCGATGTCCGCCCCGAGGTGATCGCCGATGTGGCGGCGGAGCTCGGTGCCCTCGGCAACCCCTCGTCCCTGCACGGCCACGGGCGGACCGCCCGGCGGACCGTCGAGGAGTCGCGCGAACGCGTCGCCGAGGCGGTGGGAGCCACCCCGCACGAGGTGGTCTTCACCGCGGGTGGGACCGAGTCGAACAACATCGCGCTCAAGGGCCTTTACTGGTCCCGCAACGCCGAGGACCCGGCGCGTACGCGGATCCTGGTCAGCGCCGTGGAGCACCACGCCGCGCTCGACCCCGTCCGTTGGATGGCCGACCACCAGGGCGCCGTCTGCGAGGAGCTTCCGGTGGACGCCCTGGGCAGGGTGAGTCCGCGGGTCCTGCGCGCGGCGATCGAGCGCGACCCCGCCTCGGTGGCCGTGGCCTCCGTGATGTGGGCCAACAACGAGATCGGCACCGTGCAGCCGGTGCGCGAGCTGGCCGGGGTCGCCGCCGAGTACGGCGTTCCCTTCCACACGGACGCGGTACAGGCGGTGGGGGCCGAGGAGGTCGACTTCGCCACCAGCGGGGTCAGCGCCCTGACGCTGAGCGGCCACAAACTCGGCGGCCCGGTGGGCAGCGGGGCACTGGTGGTCGCGCGGGGGCTCGCTCCGGTTCCGGTCCTGCACGGCGGCGGCCAGGAACGTGACATCCGCTCCGGAACGCTGTCCGCCCCGCTCACCCGGGGACTGGCGACCGCGGTGCACACGGCCGTGGCCGAACGCGAGGAACACGTCAAGCACCTGACCGCGCTCCGCGACGAACTGGAGTCGCGTGTACGCGGGGTCGTGCCGGACGTCGTGGTCAACGGCGATCCGGAGCTGCGGCTCCCCGGCATCGCCCACCTGTCGTTCCCCGGCTGCGAGGGCGACGCCCTGCTGATGCTGCTGGACGCCAGGGGCATCTCCTGCTCCACCGGCTCCGCCTGCTCGGCGGGGGTGGCCCAGCCCAGTCACGTACTGCTGGCCGCCGGGGCCGACCCGGACGTGGCGCTGAGCAGCCTGCGTCTGTCCCTGGGCCGCACCTCCACCGGGCAGGACGTGGACCGGCTGGTCGAGGCGATCGGCCCCGCGGTCGAACGCGCCCGCGCCGCCATGGCCAAACGGCGGCGCTGA
- the aroA gene encoding 3-phosphoshikimate 1-carboxyvinyltransferase has product MPDSASTQPATTAAAPAGEHWPAPAAQRPVRARIPLPGSKSVTNRALVLAALSATPCVVRRPLVSRDSELMVGALRALGVGVAEVPSEDPSVPDLSVTPAALRGPADVNVGNAGTVMRFVPPLAALATGDVRFDGDPRARERPIDELVGALRALGADIDDGGRGALPLTIRGTGAVRGGEVTLDASGSSQFVSALLLSGARFTEGVHIRHEGPPVPSQPHLDMTVEMLRAVGVAVTTGENWWKVEPGPVSASELTVEPDLSNAAPFLAAALVSKGEVTVQGWPVRTTQAGDALRELFTRMGGEVLRSGADDTDLTLRGTGAIHGITADLRDVGELTPTIAAVAALADSPSRLTGIAHLRRHETDRIAALATEINRLGGDVEELPDGLVIRPRPLHGGVFHSYDDHRMATSGAVIGLAVPGVEVENIATTRKTLPDFPGLWSEVLA; this is encoded by the coding sequence ATGCCTGACTCCGCGTCCACGCAGCCCGCCACGACCGCCGCCGCCCCCGCCGGGGAGCACTGGCCCGCGCCCGCCGCCCAGCGGCCGGTGCGCGCCCGGATCCCCCTGCCCGGGTCCAAGTCCGTCACCAACCGGGCCCTGGTGCTGGCGGCGCTCTCCGCGACGCCGTGCGTGGTGCGCCGTCCGCTGGTCAGCAGGGACAGCGAGCTCATGGTGGGCGCCCTGCGCGCGCTCGGCGTCGGAGTGGCCGAGGTCCCCTCCGAGGACCCCTCGGTCCCCGACCTCTCCGTCACCCCGGCCGCCCTCCGCGGCCCGGCCGACGTGAACGTCGGCAACGCCGGTACCGTCATGCGGTTCGTACCGCCGCTGGCCGCCCTGGCCACCGGTGACGTGCGCTTCGACGGCGACCCCCGCGCCCGGGAGCGGCCCATCGACGAGCTGGTCGGCGCCCTGCGCGCCCTGGGCGCCGACATCGACGACGGCGGCCGCGGAGCCCTGCCCCTGACCATCCGCGGGACCGGTGCCGTGCGCGGCGGCGAGGTCACCCTGGACGCCTCGGGCTCCTCCCAGTTCGTCTCCGCCCTGCTGCTCAGCGGTGCCCGCTTCACCGAGGGCGTGCACATCCGGCACGAGGGCCCGCCGGTCCCCTCCCAGCCGCACCTGGACATGACCGTCGAGATGCTGCGCGCGGTGGGGGTCGCCGTCACCACCGGCGAGAACTGGTGGAAGGTCGAGCCCGGCCCGGTCTCCGCTTCGGAGCTCACCGTCGAGCCGGACCTGTCCAACGCCGCGCCCTTCCTGGCCGCCGCCCTGGTCAGTAAGGGTGAGGTGACCGTCCAGGGGTGGCCGGTGCGCACCACCCAGGCCGGAGACGCCCTGCGCGAGCTGTTCACCCGGATGGGCGGGGAGGTCCTCCGGTCCGGCGCGGACGACACGGACCTGACCCTGCGCGGTACCGGTGCGATCCACGGGATCACCGCCGACCTGCGCGACGTGGGCGAACTCACCCCCACCATCGCCGCCGTGGCCGCCCTGGCCGACTCACCCTCCCGGCTGACCGGGATCGCGCACCTGCGCCGGCACGAGACCGACCGCATCGCGGCGCTGGCCACCGAGATCAACCGCCTGGGCGGAGACGTGGAGGAGCTGCCCGACGGGCTGGTCATCCGGCCCCGACCCCTGCACGGCGGGGTGTTCCACTCCTACGACGACCACCGGATGGCCACCTCCGGCGCGGTGATCGGGCTCGCGGTGCCCGGGGTGGAGGTGGAGAACATCGCCACCACACGCAAGACCCTGCCCGACTTCCCCGGCCTGTGGTCGGAGGTCCTGGCATGA
- the rsgA gene encoding ribosome small subunit-dependent GTPase A, whose translation MSRTRGGGRHLDEDDIRVRARGGSKPRTRKRPKHENAVEGLVTAVDRGRYRCLVADVPVVAMKARELGRGSIVVGDRVDVVGDLSGRPDTLARVVRVRERASVLRRTADDTDPVERVIVANADQLAIVCALADPAPQPRFVDRCLVAAYDAGLEPLLCLTKADLASPDEMLRTYKPLGLPYEVLSPDGGLDELRARLAGKSTVFVGSSGVGKSTLVNRLVPGTDRAVGHVNAVTGRGRHTSTSALALPFEGGWLIDTPGVRSFGLAHISPEEIVAGFHDLAEIAEECPPGCTHQPDAPECAVEAAQARGGLDAERVASLRRLLSSREGEDDTDPEQPPPGPHH comes from the coding sequence ATGAGCCGCACGCGGGGCGGGGGACGCCACCTGGACGAGGACGACATCCGCGTACGCGCCCGGGGCGGCTCCAAGCCGCGCACCCGCAAGCGGCCCAAGCACGAGAACGCCGTGGAGGGCCTGGTCACCGCCGTCGACCGGGGCCGGTACCGGTGCCTGGTCGCCGACGTCCCGGTGGTCGCGATGAAGGCCCGCGAGCTCGGCCGCGGCTCCATCGTGGTCGGCGACCGGGTGGACGTGGTCGGCGACCTGTCCGGCAGGCCCGACACCCTGGCCCGGGTGGTCCGGGTACGCGAGCGCGCCTCGGTGCTCAGACGTACCGCGGACGACACCGACCCGGTCGAGCGGGTGATCGTGGCCAACGCCGACCAGCTCGCCATCGTCTGCGCCCTGGCCGACCCCGCCCCGCAACCGCGCTTCGTGGACCGGTGCCTGGTCGCCGCCTACGACGCCGGGCTGGAGCCGCTGCTGTGCCTGACCAAGGCCGACCTGGCCTCCCCCGACGAGATGCTGCGCACCTACAAGCCGCTGGGGCTGCCGTACGAGGTGCTCAGCCCCGACGGTGGCCTCGACGAACTGCGCGCCCGCCTGGCCGGCAAGAGCACGGTGTTCGTGGGCTCCTCCGGTGTGGGCAAGTCGACCCTGGTCAACCGGCTCGTGCCGGGCACCGACCGGGCGGTGGGCCACGTCAACGCGGTCACCGGCCGCGGTCGGCACACCTCCACCTCCGCGCTCGCCCTGCCCTTCGAGGGCGGTTGGCTGATCGACACCCCGGGGGTGCGCAGCTTCGGTCTGGCGCACATCTCCCCGGAGGAGATCGTGGCGGGCTTCCACGACCTCGCCGAGATCGCCGAGGAGTGCCCGCCCGGCTGCACCCACCAGCCCGACGCCCCGGAGTGCGCCGTCGAGGCCGCCCAGGCCCGGGGCGGCCTCGACGCCGAGCGCGTGGCCTCGCTCCGGCGCCTGCTCAGCAGCCGCGAGGGCGAGGACGACACCGACCCGGAGCAGCCGCCACCCGGCCCGCACCACTGA
- a CDS encoding winged helix-turn-helix transcriptional regulator, whose amino-acid sequence MDVVGGKWKVLILWALDERPRRFGELRRVLPGVSEKVLASHLRELEDDGIVLREDFAEVPPRVEYSLTELGRGLNRALEPLGRWGREHVLGKASHNEAPVSHAP is encoded by the coding sequence ATGGACGTGGTGGGCGGGAAGTGGAAGGTGCTGATCCTCTGGGCCCTCGACGAACGCCCGCGCCGCTTCGGCGAGCTGCGCAGGGTGCTGCCGGGAGTGTCGGAGAAGGTCCTCGCCTCCCACCTGCGCGAGCTGGAAGACGACGGGATCGTGCTGCGTGAGGACTTCGCCGAGGTCCCGCCCCGGGTGGAGTACTCGCTTACGGAGCTCGGACGTGGCCTGAACCGCGCGCTGGAACCCCTGGGGCGTTGGGGACGTGAGCACGTCCTGGGCAAGGCCTCCCACAACGAGGCACCCGTGAGCCACGCCCCCTGA
- a CDS encoding NAD(P)-dependent oxidoreductase, with the protein MTHDTAQSTKPRVVLLGLGAMGSALARAWLAAGHPVTVWNRTASRAEPLRALGADVAATAAEAVASGELVVTCLFDDASVGEALAGTDLDGRDLVELTTGTPDQADARAEWARQRGARFLSGGIMAIPPMVGVPEAGGYVFYSGTREVLTEHEATLAVPLGTRWAGARPGAAALYDIALLSAMNGLFAGVTHAFALVRDEEMPLKEFSGLLVSWLNAMASTAGSMAEQIESGDYTRDVVANLPMLVSGNRTLEAAAREQGVDYRLLSPYSELLEERLAQGFDEEGGTGALELLVKRP; encoded by the coding sequence ATGACACACGACACCGCACAGTCAACCAAGCCCCGCGTCGTCCTGCTCGGCCTGGGCGCCATGGGCTCAGCCCTGGCCCGCGCCTGGCTCGCCGCCGGGCACCCCGTCACCGTCTGGAACCGGACCGCCTCCCGGGCCGAGCCCCTGCGCGCGCTCGGCGCCGACGTCGCCGCCACCGCTGCCGAGGCAGTGGCCTCGGGAGAGCTGGTGGTGACCTGCCTGTTCGACGACGCCTCGGTCGGGGAGGCGCTGGCAGGGACCGACCTCGACGGTCGGGACCTGGTGGAGCTGACCACCGGTACCCCGGACCAGGCCGACGCCCGGGCGGAGTGGGCGCGGCAGCGGGGCGCGCGCTTCCTCAGCGGCGGGATCATGGCGATCCCTCCCATGGTCGGCGTTCCCGAGGCGGGCGGCTACGTGTTCTACAGCGGTACCCGTGAGGTCCTGACCGAGCACGAGGCAACACTCGCGGTGCCGTTGGGCACACGTTGGGCCGGGGCCCGCCCGGGCGCCGCCGCCCTGTACGACATCGCCCTGCTCAGCGCCATGAACGGCCTGTTCGCGGGCGTCACGCACGCCTTCGCCCTGGTCCGCGACGAGGAGATGCCGCTGAAGGAGTTCTCGGGCCTCCTGGTGTCCTGGCTCAACGCGATGGCCTCGACAGCGGGCTCGATGGCCGAGCAGATCGAGAGCGGCGACTACACCAGGGACGTGGTGGCCAATCTGCCCATGCTCGTCTCCGGAAACCGCACCCTGGAGGCCGCGGCACGGGAGCAGGGGGTCGACTACCGGCTGCTCTCCCCGTACTCGGAGTTGCTGGAGGAGCGTCTTGCGCAGGGCTTCGACGAGGAGGGCGGTACCGGGGCCCTGGAGCTGCTCGTCAAGCGCCCCTGA
- a CDS encoding DUF2087 domain-containing protein, which produces MPQGRITAVPVRRPDRLVLLDQVARAFEPGVRYTGAEVNAVLCRFSADLVVLRRSLVDEGFMEQDRTHYWRCGGTVDL; this is translated from the coding sequence ATGCCACAGGGGCGGATCACCGCCGTCCCGGTCCGACGCCCGGACCGCCTCGTCCTGCTCGACCAGGTCGCCCGGGCCTTCGAACCCGGCGTGCGCTACACCGGGGCGGAGGTCAACGCCGTCCTGTGCCGGTTCAGCGCCGATCTGGTGGTCCTGCGCCGCAGCCTGGTGGACGAGGGCTTCATGGAACAGGACCGGACCCACTACTGGCGCTGCGGCGGCACCGTCGACCTCTAG